A section of the Falco biarmicus isolate bFalBia1 chromosome 3, bFalBia1.pri, whole genome shotgun sequence genome encodes:
- the RIMS3 gene encoding regulating synaptic membrane exocytosis protein 3, producing MFNGDASSSAARNVVRSSSISGEMYNIEKSARGSADSVTITASKKRRSSLGAKMVAIVGLSQWSKSTLQLNQTEGGPKKLRSNIRRSTETGIAVEMRTRVTRQGSRESTDGSTNSNSSDGTFIFPTTRLGAESQFSDFLDGLGPGQLVGRQTLATPPMGDVHVGMADRNGQLEVEVIQARGLIPKMGSKSIPATYVKVYLLENGICLAKKKTKVVKKTCDPSYQQPLLFEESPQGKVLQVIVWGDYGRMDHKCFMGMAQIILEELDLSSAVTGWYKLFPTSSLADSSIGPLTRRLSQSSLESSTSPSCP from the exons ATGTTCAACGGGGATGCCAGCTCCTCGGCGGCCAGGAATGTCGTCCGTAGCTCCAGCATCAGCGGTGAGATGTACAACATCGAGAAGAGTGCGCGGGGCAGCGCCGACTCTGTCACCATCACTGCCAGCAAGAAGAGGCGCTCCAGCCTGGGTGCGAAGATGGTGGCCATCGTGGGATTGTCCCAGTGGAGCAAGAGCACGCTGCAGCTCAACCAGACCG AGGGGGGCCCCAAAAAGCTGCGCAGCAACATCCGGAGGAGCACGGAGACCGGCATTGCGGTGGAGATGAGGACCAGGGTCACCCGGCAAGGCAGCCGGGAGTCCACCGATGGCAGCACCAACAGCAACAGCTCTGACGGCAC GTTCATCTTCCCCACGACCCGGCTGGGTGCCGAGAGCCAATTCAGCGACTTTCTCGACGGGCTGGGGCCAGGCCAGCTGGTGGGGCGGCAGACACTGGCCACCCCACCGATGG GTGATGTCCATGTCGGCATGGCTGACCGGAACGGGCAGCTGGAGGTGGAGGTGATCCAGGCGAGGGGACTTATTCCAAAGATGGGCTCCAAGTCCATCCCTG CCACCTATGTGAAAGTTTACCTGTTGGAAAACGGCATCTGCCTGGCCAAGAAGAAGACCAAGGTGGTGAAGAAAACCTGCGACCCGTCGTaccagcagcctctgctcttTGAGGAGAGCCCCCAGGGCAAAGTCCTGCAG GTGATTGTCTGGGGAGATTACGGGCGCATGGACCATAAGTGCTTCATGGGGATGGCCCAGATCATCCTGGAGGAGCTCGATCTCTCCAGCGCAGTCACGGGCTGGTACAAACTCTTCCCCACCTCCTCGCTGGCCGACTCCAGCATCGGACCTCTAACGCGCCGCCTCTCCCAGTCCTCCCTGGAGAGCTCCACCAGTCCCTCCTGCCCGTAG